Proteins co-encoded in one Thamnophis elegans isolate rThaEle1 chromosome 1, rThaEle1.pri, whole genome shotgun sequence genomic window:
- the PTH gene encoding parathyroid hormone, with product MTSTRDMTQSAFILCAICFFINSDGKAVMKRSVSEVQIMHDLGEHLHSADRQNWLLEKLQTVHHAPEAIEEIKPRETRSWRLRPDHGKPKIQKKPNDGNKGHKDITFKTKPQ from the exons ATGACTTCAACCAGGGATATGACTCAATCTGCATTCATTTTATGTGCCATCTGTTTCTTCATAAATTCTGATGGAAAAGCTGTGAT GAAGAGGTCTGTAAGTGAAGTCCAGATTATGCATGATTTGGGAGAACACTTACATTCAGCAGACCGGCAAAACTGGCTCCTTGAGAAACTGCAAACTGTGCATCATGCACCCGAGGCTATTGAAGAAATTAAGCCCCGGGAAACGAGGAGTTGGAGACTGCGCCCTGATCATGGGAAGCCAAAGATTCAGAAGAAACCAAATGATGGGAACAAAGGTCATAAAGATATCACCTTCAAAACCAAACCACAGTGA